A section of the Prochlorococcus sp. MIT 1341 genome encodes:
- a CDS encoding ATP-dependent Clp protease ATP-binding subunit — MFERFTEKAIKVIMLAQEEARRLGHNFVGTEQILLGLIGEGTGVAAKVLKSMGVNLKDARVEVEKIIGRGSGFVAVEIPFTPRAKRVLELSLEEARQLGHNYIGTEHLLLGLIREGEGVAARVLENVGVDLSKIRSEVIRMLGETAEVAAGSGGGGAKGSQKTATLDEFGTNLTQLASESKLDPVVGRQSEIDRVVQILGRRTKNNPVLIGEPGVGKTAIAEGLAQRIQQGEIPDILEEKRVLTLDIGLLVAGTKYRGEFEERLKKIMEEIKSAGNVILVIDEVHTLIGAGAAEGAIDAANILKPALARGELQCIGATTLDEYRKHIERDAALERRFQPVMVGEPSIADTIEILRGLRERYEQHHRLKITDLALEAAANLGDRYISDRFLPDKAIDLIDEAGSRVRLLNSKLPPEAKKVDKELRSVQKQKEEAVRQQDFNKAGELREKEVELREEIRNVLQLKRKEVEVQGETSSEGLSAPTVKASDESVKDNLIENTTSSKLTTPQVDEDDIAHIVASWTGVPVQKLTESESVKLLNMEDTLHQRLIGQDEAVKAVSKAIRRARVGLKNPNRPIASFIFSGPTGVGKTELTKALAAYFFGSEEAMIRLDMSEFMERHTVSKLIGSPPGYVGFNEGGQLTEAVRRRPYTVVLFDEIEKAHPDVFNLLLQLLEDGRLTDSKGRTVDFKNTLIIMTSNIGSKVIEKGGGGLGFEFSGENSEETQYNRIRSLLTEELKQYFRPEFLNRLDETIVFRQLTREEVKSIAEIMLKEVFLRMQDKGIELTVTDAFKERLVEEGYNPAYGARPLRRAVMRLLEDSLAEEVLSGRIKDGDNAEVDVNENKEVIVRHLPKGSSTPELAEASA, encoded by the coding sequence ATGTTTGAGCGGTTTACTGAGAAGGCAATCAAGGTGATAATGCTTGCCCAGGAGGAGGCTCGTCGTCTTGGTCATAATTTTGTTGGCACTGAACAGATCCTTTTAGGTCTGATTGGTGAGGGTACTGGTGTTGCGGCAAAAGTACTCAAATCAATGGGGGTCAACCTTAAGGATGCTCGCGTTGAGGTGGAAAAGATTATTGGTCGAGGCTCAGGATTTGTTGCTGTTGAAATTCCGTTTACCCCTAGAGCTAAAAGGGTTCTTGAATTGTCTTTGGAGGAAGCCCGACAGCTTGGCCATAACTACATAGGTACTGAACATTTGTTGTTAGGTCTTATTAGAGAAGGTGAGGGTGTGGCTGCACGGGTTTTGGAAAATGTAGGAGTAGATCTTTCGAAAATACGTAGTGAAGTTATAAGGATGCTGGGCGAGACGGCTGAAGTCGCTGCAGGTTCCGGAGGTGGTGGTGCTAAGGGATCACAGAAGACAGCCACTCTTGATGAGTTTGGTACGAATTTGACACAACTAGCTAGTGAGTCAAAACTAGATCCAGTTGTTGGACGACAAAGTGAGATAGATCGAGTAGTTCAGATTTTAGGAAGACGCACAAAAAACAATCCTGTATTAATTGGAGAGCCAGGTGTTGGTAAGACTGCTATAGCAGAGGGCTTGGCTCAGAGAATTCAACAAGGGGAAATTCCAGATATTCTTGAAGAAAAGAGAGTTCTTACTTTAGATATTGGATTGTTAGTTGCAGGAACCAAATATAGAGGGGAGTTTGAAGAGAGACTTAAAAAGATTATGGAGGAGATTAAATCAGCAGGGAATGTAATTCTCGTAATAGATGAAGTACATACCTTAATTGGTGCAGGTGCTGCGGAAGGAGCAATTGATGCTGCAAATATACTCAAACCAGCTTTGGCGAGAGGCGAACTGCAATGCATTGGTGCTACAACTTTAGATGAATATAGAAAACATATAGAGCGGGATGCTGCCTTGGAAAGGCGTTTCCAGCCTGTGATGGTTGGGGAGCCTTCTATAGCGGATACCATTGAGATATTGCGTGGATTGAGAGAGCGGTATGAACAACATCATCGACTGAAAATTACTGATTTAGCCCTTGAAGCAGCAGCAAATTTGGGAGATAGGTATATTTCTGATCGCTTTCTTCCTGACAAGGCAATTGATTTAATTGACGAAGCAGGAAGTAGAGTTCGATTATTGAATTCAAAGCTTCCTCCAGAGGCAAAAAAAGTTGATAAGGAACTTAGAAGTGTTCAGAAGCAGAAAGAAGAAGCTGTTCGTCAGCAGGATTTTAATAAGGCTGGAGAGTTGCGTGAGAAAGAGGTAGAATTAAGAGAAGAGATTCGGAATGTTTTACAACTCAAACGGAAAGAAGTTGAGGTGCAAGGGGAAACTTCATCAGAGGGGCTTTCCGCTCCGACCGTTAAAGCAAGTGATGAATCTGTAAAAGATAACCTAATAGAAAATACTACTTCTTCTAAATTAACTACCCCTCAAGTTGATGAGGATGACATTGCACATATAGTCGCATCATGGACCGGTGTTCCTGTTCAGAAGCTTACTGAAAGTGAGTCGGTAAAGCTTTTAAATATGGAAGATACTCTTCATCAACGATTGATTGGCCAAGATGAAGCAGTTAAAGCAGTTTCTAAAGCAATCCGTAGAGCAAGAGTAGGACTTAAGAACCCAAATAGGCCTATAGCAAGTTTTATATTTTCTGGCCCTACAGGTGTCGGTAAAACAGAGCTTACTAAGGCCTTAGCTGCATATTTCTTCGGTAGTGAAGAAGCGATGATTCGATTAGATATGTCTGAATTCATGGAGAGGCATACTGTTAGTAAATTGATTGGCTCACCTCCTGGTTATGTGGGTTTTAATGAAGGTGGACAACTGACTGAGGCTGTTCGTAGGAGGCCTTATACAGTTGTTCTTTTTGATGAGATTGAAAAAGCTCATCCGGATGTTTTTAATCTTCTTCTTCAATTGTTAGAGGACGGAAGGTTGACTGATTCAAAAGGAAGAACTGTTGATTTTAAAAATACATTGATTATTATGACTTCTAATATTGGATCAAAGGTAATAGAAAAGGGTGGTGGAGGTCTTGGGTTTGAATTTTCAGGAGAGAATTCTGAGGAAACCCAATACAACAGAATTAGGTCATTACTAACTGAAGAATTAAAGCAGTATTTTAGACCAGAGTTTTTAAATAGATTGGATGAGACAATTGTCTTCCGTCAGCTGACTCGAGAGGAAGTTAAGTCAATTGCAGAAATAATGTTAAAGGAGGTGTTCCTTCGTATGCAAGACAAGGGAATTGAGCTTACTGTTACTGATGCCTTTAAGGAACGATTGGTTGAAGAAGGTTATAACCCAGCTTACGGTGCTAGGCCTTTAAGAAGAGCTGTGATGAGGTTGCTAGAAGATAGCCTGGCGGAAGAAGTGCTCTCAGGGAGGATAAAGGATGGAGATAATGCTGAAGTGGATGTAAATGAAAACAAGGAGGTTATAGTTCGACATTTACCTAAAGGTTCTTCTACACCAGAATTAGCGGAAGCTAGTGCTTAA
- a CDS encoding GNAT family N-acetyltransferase, which yields MGKGPQHLVTLDIDDLSSCIDLDQLVMGGFWSKAQWQAELVNQKCLCLGLKNSSYLYAIACGLLVVDELHLNLIAVHPSHRRAGSAKKLLSSLLKRAKAAGAKWASLEVSGLNLEAQSFYKNFGFNTRGVRRNYYRDGSDAFIQWANLGT from the coding sequence ATGGGCAAAGGGCCTCAGCATTTAGTCACTCTTGACATAGATGATTTGAGCTCTTGCATTGATTTAGATCAATTGGTAATGGGTGGATTTTGGAGTAAAGCACAATGGCAGGCAGAATTGGTTAATCAAAAATGTCTATGTTTAGGCTTGAAGAACTCTTCATATTTGTATGCAATCGCCTGTGGTCTGCTAGTAGTTGATGAGTTGCATTTAAATCTAATTGCAGTGCACCCATCTCATAGGAGAGCTGGGAGTGCGAAGAAGCTTCTTTCAAGTCTTTTAAAAAGGGCTAAAGCGGCTGGTGCAAAATGGGCAAGCCTTGAGGTTTCAGGCTTGAATCTAGAGGCACAGTCTTTCTACAAGAATTTTGGCTTTAATACTAGGGGTGTCAGAAGGAATTACTATCGTGATGGTAGTGATGCTTTTATCCAATGGGCCAATTTGGGAACCTAA
- the lysA gene encoding diaminopimelate decarboxylase, with the protein MADQKPYEQEPNLLSPNRNIAPTSTILNKEGKLLIGGCLLSDLAKKYGTPLYILDESTIRLSCAAYREALCKYYPGDSLAIYASKANSSIAISSIIKSENLGIDVVSEGELITALKGGFEGGKIFLHGNNKSEEELLLAYKSQSTIVIDNEQDITELGRLIPRGETPVKLMLRVTPGIECHTHEYIRTGHLDSKFGFDPEKVEEILYQLRDCKWAKLEGLHSHIGSQIFELQPHQDLAEVLSETLLLAKRIGHQINDLNVGGGLGIKYTNSDDPPTIQNWVEAVARAITKACEKRNLKLPRLICEPGRSLIGTSGVTLYKIGSRKDIPGIRTYLSIDGGMSDNPRPITYQSAYEACLVDRPLHTPQETVTLAGKHCESGDVLIKDLSIPQSSSGDILAVFGTGAYNSSMSSNYNRIPKPATVLVHDGSSDLIQRREQPEELLRYDVFPEHLRKVI; encoded by the coding sequence ATGGCCGATCAAAAACCATATGAACAAGAGCCTAACCTTTTAAGTCCGAATAGAAATATTGCACCAACCTCAACCATCCTGAATAAGGAGGGAAAACTATTGATTGGAGGATGCTTGCTAAGTGATCTAGCTAAGAAGTATGGCACACCTCTTTATATTTTAGATGAATCAACCATAAGACTATCCTGTGCTGCGTATAGAGAGGCCCTATGCAAATATTACCCAGGAGATTCTCTAGCAATATATGCATCTAAAGCAAATAGTTCTATAGCTATTAGTAGTATTATAAAATCCGAAAACTTGGGTATTGATGTAGTATCTGAAGGTGAATTAATTACAGCCCTTAAAGGCGGATTTGAAGGGGGGAAAATCTTTCTACACGGCAACAATAAGTCCGAAGAAGAATTGCTTCTAGCTTACAAAAGTCAATCAACCATAGTAATTGATAATGAGCAGGATATAACTGAACTAGGACGACTCATTCCAAGAGGAGAGACACCTGTAAAACTCATGCTAAGGGTAACTCCAGGGATAGAATGTCACACCCATGAATATATACGCACTGGGCACCTTGATAGTAAATTTGGATTTGACCCTGAAAAGGTTGAGGAGATCCTATATCAATTAAGGGATTGCAAATGGGCAAAACTCGAGGGCCTTCATTCACATATTGGTTCCCAAATCTTTGAGTTACAACCTCATCAAGATCTAGCTGAAGTCCTTTCAGAGACTTTATTGCTAGCTAAGCGAATAGGACATCAGATCAATGATCTAAACGTAGGAGGAGGGCTAGGTATCAAATATACAAATTCTGATGACCCTCCAACTATCCAAAACTGGGTTGAAGCAGTAGCTCGTGCAATCACAAAAGCATGTGAGAAAAGGAACCTTAAACTTCCAAGGCTAATTTGCGAGCCAGGAAGATCTCTAATAGGGACATCTGGGGTGACTCTTTATAAAATTGGCTCTAGAAAAGATATTCCAGGAATAAGAACCTACCTATCTATTGATGGTGGAATGAGTGATAATCCTCGACCGATTACATATCAGTCTGCCTATGAAGCATGCCTGGTTGACCGCCCATTACACACTCCCCAAGAAACTGTCACCCTTGCAGGAAAACATTGCGAATCTGGAGATGTTCTCATAAAAGATCTTTCTATACCACAGAGTTCCAGTGGAGACATCCTGGCTGTATTTGGAACAGGCGCTTACAACTCATCAATGAGCTCTAATTACAACCGTATCCCAAAGCCAGCAACAGTCCTGGTTCACGATGGGAGCTCTGACTTAATCCAAAGAAGGGAGCAGCCAGAAGAACTTCTGAGATACGATGTCTTTCCTGAGCACCTTCGGAAGGTAATCTAA
- the cdaA gene encoding diadenylate cyclase CdaA, whose translation MTWGVFDARLLLDILLAFGLGVLLFSRVNEPRTLWLLRGYLLLVSSAWFIQRLETLPLTSKLVDALVLACSLSLAILWQGELRRLMELLGTGRLAVLLGNPQKELRATASTVAQLTEAAGRLSQSRRGALVVVDMGSDLRPEDFLYPGIPLDAQLSSELLLNLFASDTPLHDGAVLIKGNRIIAAGVILPLSRQGISRYGTRHLAALGITERFDRCICVVVSEETGTLSLASQGKLERPITSSRLGDLLTELTGGSVASPTSTKSSISASKQPSSAPSETNSP comes from the coding sequence ATGACATGGGGGGTGTTCGATGCGCGCCTCCTTCTTGACATACTTTTAGCTTTTGGGCTGGGGGTGTTGCTCTTTTCAAGAGTCAACGAACCACGAACCCTGTGGCTGCTCAGAGGATATCTATTACTTGTATCCAGTGCTTGGTTTATACAAAGATTAGAGACCCTTCCGCTTACTTCGAAGCTAGTTGATGCTCTTGTATTAGCTTGCTCTTTATCGCTTGCAATTCTCTGGCAGGGAGAATTGAGACGATTAATGGAATTACTAGGGACAGGTCGACTGGCAGTCCTCCTAGGAAACCCTCAAAAAGAATTACGAGCAACTGCAAGTACCGTTGCTCAACTTACCGAAGCAGCAGGACGACTTTCTCAAAGCCGTCGAGGAGCCCTAGTTGTTGTTGACATGGGAAGTGACTTGCGTCCAGAAGACTTTCTTTATCCTGGTATACCCCTTGATGCCCAACTAAGCAGCGAATTGCTACTTAATCTTTTCGCTTCAGACACTCCTCTACACGATGGTGCTGTACTAATTAAGGGAAACAGAATAATCGCTGCTGGAGTGATTCTTCCTCTCTCTAGACAAGGCATAAGCCGATATGGAACAAGACATCTAGCCGCCCTTGGCATAACAGAACGTTTCGACAGATGTATTTGTGTAGTTGTTTCTGAAGAGACAGGGACGCTTTCCCTTGCGAGCCAAGGAAAGCTTGAAAGACCCATAACAAGTAGCAGGTTGGGTGATTTGCTTACTGAGCTAACAGGTGGATCAGTAGCTTCACCAACAAGCACAAAAAGCTCTATTAGCGCATCTAAACAGCCTTCTTCCGCCCCTAGCGAGACTAATTCTCCGTAA
- a CDS encoding isoprenyl transferase gives MSCVSTTSQGHPQVSRIPSDLDIHRMPAHVAIIMDGNGRWAQARGLPRMMGHRAGVEALKTTLRLCNDWGIKALTAYAFSTENWSRPGDEVSFLMTLFERVLQQELDSLEKEQVQIRFLGDLEALPKRLQNLIEEATKRTALNKGIHFNVCTNYGGRRELVLAAKKLAERSASGELDPALIDENIFSAELLTADEVDPDLLIRTSGENRISNFLLWQLAYAEIHVTEVLWPDFNSVELKKALIDYQSRSRRFGGLDPISPSEQINS, from the coding sequence GTGAGCTGCGTTTCGACCACCAGCCAAGGACATCCTCAAGTTTCCAGAATTCCATCGGATCTGGACATACATCGGATGCCTGCCCATGTAGCCATCATCATGGATGGCAATGGAAGGTGGGCACAGGCACGTGGTCTTCCCCGAATGATGGGTCATCGCGCAGGGGTTGAGGCACTTAAAACTACGCTTCGCCTTTGCAATGACTGGGGGATAAAAGCGCTTACTGCCTATGCCTTCTCCACAGAGAACTGGTCTAGACCTGGGGACGAAGTAAGTTTTTTAATGACACTGTTTGAACGTGTACTACAACAGGAACTAGATTCTCTTGAAAAAGAACAGGTTCAAATTCGGTTTTTAGGAGACCTTGAAGCCCTTCCAAAGCGTTTGCAAAATCTTATTGAAGAAGCAACAAAGCGGACTGCTTTAAACAAAGGAATTCATTTCAATGTATGCACAAACTATGGAGGTAGGCGAGAACTAGTACTGGCCGCGAAGAAACTTGCTGAACGTTCCGCTAGTGGAGAGTTAGATCCGGCTTTAATTGACGAGAATATTTTTTCTGCGGAACTCCTCACAGCAGATGAAGTAGATCCAGACCTACTAATACGAACAAGCGGGGAGAATCGTATAAGCAATTTCCTTCTATGGCAGTTGGCCTATGCAGAAATTCATGTAACAGAAGTTCTTTGGCCTGATTTCAACTCGGTTGAGCTCAAAAAGGCACTGATTGATTATCAATCACGCTCTAGACGTTTTGGAGGTTTGGATCCAATCTCTCCCTCTGAGCAAATCAATTCCTAA
- the bioB gene encoding biotin synthase BioB — MSTKEVAKSNEIIQRHDWTLDEIKELLERPLIDLLWKAQNVHRKANPGYQVQLASLLSVKTGGCQEDCSYCPQSIHNSSDVSGQPDLEVDSVLRQAKTAKDSGADRFCMGWAWREIRDGEKFEEMLSMIRGVKSLGLEACVTAGMVTERQASRLAEAGLTAYNHNLDTSPENYGEIITTRTYQERLDTLARIRRAGINICCGGIIGMGETISDRASLLKVLASLDPHPESVPINSLVAVEGTPLEHQSKVEPLEMVRMVATARILMPKSKIRLSAGRQQLGKEAQILCLQAGANSIFYGDKLLTTGNPDIGSDRELLSQAGVNTKISR; from the coding sequence GTGTCTACAAAAGAAGTTGCTAAATCCAATGAAATCATCCAACGTCATGACTGGACTCTTGATGAAATAAAAGAACTATTAGAAAGACCACTAATTGATCTTCTTTGGAAAGCTCAGAATGTCCACAGAAAAGCAAATCCAGGCTATCAAGTACAACTAGCGTCACTACTGAGTGTCAAAACCGGTGGATGTCAAGAGGATTGCTCTTATTGCCCTCAATCGATACATAACAGTAGCGACGTATCTGGTCAGCCCGACCTAGAAGTTGATTCAGTACTTAGACAAGCTAAAACAGCCAAAGATTCTGGTGCAGATCGGTTCTGCATGGGATGGGCATGGCGAGAAATAAGAGATGGGGAAAAGTTTGAAGAAATGCTCAGCATGATTCGTGGAGTTAAGTCCCTTGGACTGGAGGCCTGTGTAACTGCAGGAATGGTTACTGAGCGACAAGCTTCTCGCCTAGCAGAAGCTGGTTTAACCGCTTACAACCACAATCTAGATACAAGTCCAGAGAACTATGGTGAAATAATTACTACGCGCACTTATCAAGAAAGACTTGATACTTTGGCAAGAATTCGAAGAGCAGGAATAAATATTTGCTGCGGAGGGATCATAGGTATGGGTGAAACAATTTCAGACCGAGCATCTCTATTGAAAGTGCTAGCTTCATTAGATCCACACCCTGAAAGCGTTCCTATCAATTCCCTTGTAGCAGTTGAAGGCACACCTTTAGAACATCAATCAAAAGTAGAACCATTAGAAATGGTTCGCATGGTTGCCACAGCAAGAATCCTTATGCCTAAAAGCAAAATTAGACTTAGCGCTGGTAGACAACAGCTAGGAAAAGAGGCCCAAATCCTTTGTCTTCAAGCAGGCGCAAACTCAATTTTTTATGGTGACAAACTCCTTACAACCGGAAATCCTGACATCGGAAGCGATCGTGAGCTACTTTCTCAAGCTGGAGTAAACACAAAAATCAGTCGATAG
- a CDS encoding rhodanese-related sulfurtransferase: protein MLSSTEKSHKSLYLIAAFYKFTPLSDEEINLILREAKEFGDLYQIKGTILLAEEGINGTICGSESGVKKLFEKLESNLPEKKLDKKFSWSNEFAFKRLRVRRKKEIVTMGIPEVNPLIAVGKYVLPSKWNELIDDPSTLLIDTRNEYEIGIGTFQNALNPHTDNFREFPKWVKNHLASFLKENKPKRIAMFCTGGIRCEKASSYLIQEGFTHIHHLKGGILRYLEEVPNNQSRWQGECYVFDQRVSLNHDLGPGRYKLCHACGFPLAPEDLKKECYIPGVQCHQCKDLFNESDRKRFAERQRQYEKQNHIQGGQL, encoded by the coding sequence GTGCTCTCATCTACAGAAAAAAGCCACAAGAGTTTGTACCTAATAGCAGCATTCTATAAATTCACACCTTTGTCAGATGAGGAAATTAACCTGATACTCAGAGAGGCAAAGGAGTTCGGAGACCTATATCAGATAAAAGGCACTATTCTTCTTGCCGAAGAAGGCATAAACGGAACTATATGTGGATCTGAAAGTGGAGTAAAGAAATTATTTGAGAAACTTGAGTCTAATCTTCCTGAGAAGAAGTTAGATAAGAAATTTAGTTGGTCAAATGAATTCGCTTTTAAACGGCTAAGAGTACGTAGAAAAAAGGAGATTGTTACGATGGGGATCCCTGAGGTTAACCCCCTAATTGCAGTTGGGAAATATGTTTTGCCCTCTAAATGGAATGAACTTATAGATGATCCATCAACACTTCTAATTGACACCAGAAATGAATATGAAATAGGAATTGGAACCTTTCAAAATGCTTTAAACCCACATACAGACAACTTTAGAGAATTTCCAAAATGGGTGAAAAATCATCTCGCCTCTTTTCTCAAAGAAAATAAACCTAAAAGAATCGCAATGTTCTGCACTGGCGGGATCCGGTGCGAAAAAGCTAGTTCATATTTAATCCAAGAAGGTTTCACTCACATCCATCATTTAAAAGGTGGCATTCTTCGTTACCTAGAAGAGGTTCCCAACAACCAATCCCGTTGGCAGGGTGAGTGTTATGTATTTGACCAAAGAGTATCTCTAAACCATGATCTTGGGCCTGGAAGGTACAAGTTATGCCATGCTTGTGGATTTCCACTAGCACCTGAGGATTTGAAGAAAGAATGCTACATACCTGGAGTTCAATGTCATCAATGTAAAGATCTATTTAATGAATCTGACAGAAAACGTTTTGCAGAGCGTCAACGCCAATATGAAAAGCAAAACCACATACAAGGTGGTCAACTCTAA
- the lipA gene encoding lipoyl synthase has protein sequence MSIGRKETRYSHILPSEKLPLWLRRSIGRVSELERVDSLVKESRLHTICEEGRCPNRAECYSAGTATFLLGGSICTRSCAFCQVEKGTPPQKIDPLEAERVAKAVIKLGLRYVVLTSVARDDLQDHGASLFTSTIAAIRRSNPLIAIEVLTPDFWGGTSDFFMATRKQKERLKIVLSAKPVCFNHNLETVQRLQGEVRRGATYEHSLSLLKYAKEIAPQIPTKSGLMLGLGEEFEEVIQTLKDLREVDCQRVTFGQYLRPSLAHIPVYRYWTPDEFSSLREIAIQLGFSKVSSGPLVRSSYHAEYGEK, from the coding sequence ATGTCTATCGGCCGCAAAGAAACTCGCTATAGCCATATTCTTCCAAGCGAGAAGTTGCCTCTATGGTTAAGAAGATCTATTGGCAGAGTTTCAGAGTTAGAAAGAGTTGATTCTCTAGTGAAGGAATCTCGCCTGCATACCATATGTGAAGAAGGAAGATGTCCCAATAGAGCCGAGTGTTATTCCGCAGGAACCGCTACTTTTTTGCTTGGTGGATCTATTTGCACGAGAAGTTGTGCTTTTTGCCAAGTGGAAAAAGGAACCCCTCCTCAAAAGATCGATCCTTTAGAGGCCGAGCGAGTCGCGAAAGCTGTCATTAAGTTAGGCCTTCGGTATGTAGTTCTTACCTCTGTTGCTAGAGATGATTTGCAAGATCATGGTGCAAGTCTTTTCACAAGTACGATAGCCGCTATTCGCAGGTCTAATCCTCTTATTGCCATTGAGGTTTTGACTCCAGATTTTTGGGGTGGGACTTCTGATTTCTTTATGGCTACAAGGAAACAGAAAGAACGTCTGAAAATTGTTTTATCTGCTAAACCGGTTTGCTTTAATCACAATCTTGAAACGGTACAGCGACTACAAGGGGAGGTTAGAAGGGGCGCTACGTATGAGCATTCATTATCTTTATTGAAATATGCAAAAGAAATTGCGCCTCAAATACCTACAAAGTCAGGCTTGATGCTAGGCCTTGGCGAAGAATTTGAGGAGGTTATTCAAACACTCAAAGATCTTCGTGAAGTTGACTGTCAGAGGGTGACTTTCGGACAGTATTTAAGGCCTTCATTGGCACATATTCCAGTTTATCGCTATTGGACACCAGATGAATTTTCCTCTTTAAGGGAGATTGCTATTCAGTTAGGCTTTTCTAAGGTTAGTAGTGGTCCTTTGGTACGAAGTAGTTATCATGCAGAGTATGGCGAAAAGTAA
- the recR gene encoding recombination mediator RecR, protein MPSPIICFFVLSGFTRPLARLIDQFERLPGIGPRTAQRLALYLLRQPEEKTRSFADALLAARSQVGQCQRCFHLSSEPLCEICKSSSRKNDLLCVIADSRDLLALERTREYKGFYHVLGGLISPLDGVGPEMLMISSLVRRVDQEGIAEVILALPPSVEGDTTSLYLSKLIKPFAKVSRIAYGLPMGSELEYADEVTLARALEGRTAME, encoded by the coding sequence ATGCCTAGTCCAATTATTTGCTTTTTTGTTCTGAGCGGTTTTACGCGCCCACTTGCCCGCCTGATTGATCAATTTGAGCGGTTACCTGGGATAGGCCCTAGGACAGCTCAAAGACTTGCGCTTTATTTGTTAAGGCAACCCGAAGAGAAAACCAGAAGTTTTGCTGATGCATTGCTTGCTGCAAGGTCTCAGGTGGGACAGTGTCAAAGGTGTTTTCATTTGAGCTCAGAACCGCTTTGCGAAATATGTAAAAGCTCATCCAGGAAGAATGATTTGCTATGTGTAATTGCTGACTCCAGAGACTTACTTGCCTTAGAACGTACTAGAGAGTACAAAGGCTTTTATCATGTTCTTGGAGGATTAATTTCCCCTTTAGATGGCGTTGGTCCAGAAATGTTAATGATTTCAAGTCTTGTTAGAAGGGTTGATCAAGAAGGAATTGCTGAGGTAATACTTGCGTTACCTCCAAGTGTTGAAGGCGACACTACCAGTCTTTATCTTTCAAAATTGATCAAACCTTTTGCGAAAGTCAGTCGTATTGCATATGGGCTTCCTATGGGAAGTGAATTGGAATATGCTGATGAAGTAACTCTTGCTCGCGCTCTTGAAGGGCGAACAGCTATGGAATGA
- the psbP gene encoding photosystem II reaction center PsbP produces MVNFLRTSSRFLFAFFLAILLVACNSNTGGMESFQSPDGRYAFLYPTGWTRVAVNDGPQVVFHDLINSDETLSLVVSKVDESIDLSKLGDPDSVGVAIFNNVIAPEGTGREIELVEAKARDNNDHTFYDLEYIVHLQNRDRHELATVVIDRGTLYTLATSTNETRWLRVKNLFETVVTSLTFLI; encoded by the coding sequence ATGGTGAATTTTCTCCGAACCTCATCACGATTCTTGTTTGCTTTTTTTCTCGCCATATTGCTAGTTGCCTGTAATAGCAATACAGGTGGAATGGAATCTTTCCAAAGCCCCGATGGACGCTACGCTTTTCTATACCCGACTGGATGGACAAGGGTAGCTGTAAACGATGGCCCCCAAGTCGTTTTTCATGATCTAATCAACAGCGATGAAACATTGAGTCTCGTCGTCTCAAAAGTCGATGAATCGATAGATCTGTCAAAACTGGGAGATCCTGATTCAGTTGGCGTAGCGATATTTAATAACGTAATCGCACCCGAGGGAACAGGTAGAGAAATTGAGTTGGTCGAGGCAAAAGCAAGAGACAATAATGACCATACTTTCTACGACCTGGAATACATAGTTCATCTACAAAATAGAGACCGGCATGAACTCGCAACTGTCGTCATTGACAGGGGCACCCTATATACACTTGCAACAAGTACAAATGAAACTAGATGGTTACGAGTAAAGAATTTATTTGAAACAGTTGTCACATCACTTACTTTCTTAATCTAG